Proteins from one Halovivax limisalsi genomic window:
- a CDS encoding ABC transporter ATP-binding protein, translated as MSEYDEDETPFDAYRERVDRPLTRLFMAYGTDRLGWFSAGMIANFVARMASLVAPVVLGTAIDAVFPPPERAGEFSLPVVPDALLPTQQLPQFWFSVTAIAVAFVVTAAFTWIYGVTANLFAHGVMHTVRVDSFRKMQRLDQTFFDDKQTGEVMAVLNNDTQNLERFLDDALMNSLRLIVMVLGIAGVLFYLNWQLALITLVAVPVMVGFTIWFMKVIEPRYVRQRSAVARLNTRLENSIAGMELTKTTANEDYEVGRVSDASMNLFQRTMDVLKLSYLYRPGMELLAGISFAATFLVGGLWLTTGTAPGPLTGTLSVGDFVVFLMLTQRIVDPLAEVSNIVDQYENAKASSERIFGLMDIPVAIQDRADSVSLPDPDGRVEYDGVSFAYEDVLADADHQAETVIDDVSFTAEAGEMVALVGPTGAGKSTMLKLLLRLYDVDEGEIRVDGHDLRDVKLEDLRKATGYVGQETFLFDGTIADNIRYGSQDASMDAVREAARAAEAHEFIQGLEAGYETRVGERGVKLSGGQRQRIAIARTVLQDPPILVLDEATSAVDTETELAIQRSIERLTEDRTTLAIAHRLSTIRDADTILVLEEGEVVERGDHEGLLEAGGRYAALWNVQAGQIDEPAELSDD; from the coding sequence GTGAGCGAGTACGACGAGGATGAGACACCGTTCGACGCCTATCGCGAGCGCGTCGACCGGCCGCTGACGCGGTTGTTTATGGCGTACGGGACGGACCGTCTGGGCTGGTTTTCGGCCGGAATGATCGCGAACTTCGTCGCGCGGATGGCCAGCCTCGTCGCGCCGGTGGTGCTCGGGACGGCGATCGACGCGGTCTTCCCGCCGCCGGAGCGGGCCGGCGAGTTTTCGCTCCCGGTGGTGCCGGACGCGTTGCTCCCGACCCAGCAGCTGCCGCAGTTCTGGTTCTCGGTGACGGCCATCGCGGTCGCGTTCGTCGTGACCGCGGCCTTCACCTGGATCTACGGCGTGACGGCCAACCTGTTCGCCCACGGCGTGATGCACACCGTGCGGGTCGACAGCTTCCGGAAGATGCAACGGCTCGACCAGACCTTCTTCGACGACAAGCAGACCGGCGAGGTAATGGCGGTGCTCAACAACGACACGCAGAACCTGGAACGGTTTCTCGACGACGCGCTGATGAACTCGCTGCGCCTGATCGTGATGGTGCTGGGCATCGCCGGCGTCCTCTTCTACCTGAACTGGCAGCTGGCGCTCATCACGCTGGTCGCCGTCCCGGTGATGGTCGGCTTTACGATCTGGTTCATGAAGGTGATCGAGCCCCGGTACGTCCGCCAGCGCTCGGCCGTCGCCCGCCTCAACACCCGGCTGGAGAACTCGATCGCCGGGATGGAACTGACGAAGACGACCGCGAACGAGGACTACGAAGTCGGCCGCGTCAGCGACGCCTCGATGAACCTCTTTCAGCGGACGATGGACGTCCTCAAACTGTCCTACCTCTACCGGCCGGGGATGGAACTGCTGGCGGGGATCTCCTTCGCCGCGACCTTCCTCGTCGGCGGGCTCTGGCTCACCACCGGGACGGCGCCGGGCCCGCTCACGGGGACGCTGTCGGTCGGCGACTTCGTCGTCTTCCTGATGCTGACCCAGCGGATCGTCGACCCGCTCGCGGAGGTCTCGAACATCGTCGACCAGTACGAGAACGCCAAGGCCTCGAGCGAGCGAATCTTCGGGTTGATGGACATCCCGGTCGCGATCCAGGATCGGGCGGACTCGGTCTCGCTACCCGACCCCGACGGCCGCGTCGAGTACGACGGCGTCTCGTTCGCCTACGAGGACGTCCTCGCCGATGCGGACCACCAGGCCGAAACCGTGATCGACGACGTCTCGTTCACCGCCGAAGCCGGCGAGATGGTCGCGCTGGTGGGGCCGACCGGCGCCGGCAAGTCCACCATGTTGAAGCTCCTCCTGCGCCTCTACGACGTCGACGAGGGCGAAATCCGCGTCGACGGCCACGACCTCCGGGACGTGAAACTCGAAGATCTCCGGAAGGCCACCGGCTACGTCGGCCAGGAGACGTTCCTCTTCGACGGAACGATCGCCGACAACATCCGCTACGGGAGCCAGGACGCCTCGATGGATGCCGTCCGCGAGGCGGCGAGAGCCGCCGAAGCCCACGAGTTCATCCAGGGACTGGAGGCCGGCTACGAGACGCGCGTGGGCGAGCGCGGCGTGAAGCTCTCCGGCGGGCAGCGCCAGCGCATCGCCATCGCCCGCACCGTCCTGCAGGACCCGCCGATCCTCGTCCTCGACGAGGCGACCAGCGCGGTCGACACCGAGACCGAGCTCGCCATCCAGCGCTCGATCGAGCGCCTGACCGAGGACCGCACGACGCTCGCCATCGCCCACCGACTCTCTACGATCCGCGACGCGGATACGATCCTCGTGCTCGAGGAGGGCGAGGTCGTCGAGCGCGGCGACCACGAGGGACTGCTCGAGGCGGGCGGCCGGTACGCCGCCCTCTGGAACGTGCAGGCCGGCCAGATCGACGAACCGGCGGAGTTGTCGGACGACTGA
- a CDS encoding nuclear transport factor 2 family protein, with the protein MVADSVALARRYYDALDAREYGELEALLAPSFVQRRPDRTFEGRDAFVRFMREDRPMTDTRHDLLDVFGADDRVTGRGRLLDADGEPVVEFADVFRFEHGRITRLDTYTR; encoded by the coding sequence ATGGTCGCCGACTCCGTCGCCCTCGCCAGGCGCTACTACGACGCCCTCGACGCCCGCGAGTACGGCGAGCTCGAGGCGCTCCTCGCGCCGTCGTTCGTGCAGCGCCGCCCGGACCGAACGTTCGAGGGACGCGACGCCTTTGTCCGGTTCATGCGCGAGGACCGGCCGATGACGGACACGCGTCACGACCTGCTAGACGTCTTCGGCGCCGACGATCGCGTGACCGGGCGGGGCCGGCTGCTCGACGCCGACGGCGAACCGGTCGTCGAATTCGCGGACGTCTTCAGGTTCGAACACGGCCGGATAACGCGGCTCGATACCTACACGCGCTGA
- a CDS encoding MBL fold metallo-hydrolase — MVTTISPDRLKQLLDSGEDFTLLDTRPEASYESWHVRGAQNYPFGTDEELDGQPEEIEELVGEDDRVVTICAKGLSSGNLATQLAEALEDRDVNAVDGGMKAWSGVYDHVGIDLGESARAVQLQRRAKGCLSYVVGCAETGAAVAVDPTEDTDEAKAAAAEGDLTISAVIDTHVHADHVSGGRRLADDLDVPYYLSERAADRDLDLAFEGLGRNETIEVGDLTVKALYTPGHTSEMLSVLVGDAAVVTADTLHVNAVGRTELEFGEGNGDEGARMLFESIHRTLLAEPDSLTVLPGHVTVTVEGEFEVGAPGEPITTTIHDARTGIDVLQLDEGAFVERLADPGEEPANYEDIIELNRGVRELAPEERTELELGPNNCSA; from the coding sequence ATGGTCACGACGATCTCTCCCGATCGCTTGAAGCAACTGCTTGACAGCGGCGAGGACTTCACGTTGCTCGACACTCGCCCGGAAGCGAGCTACGAGTCCTGGCACGTCCGCGGCGCGCAGAACTACCCCTTCGGGACGGACGAGGAACTCGACGGCCAGCCGGAGGAGATCGAGGAACTCGTCGGCGAGGACGACCGCGTCGTCACGATCTGTGCGAAGGGGCTCTCCTCGGGCAACCTCGCCACGCAACTCGCCGAGGCGCTGGAGGATCGGGACGTCAACGCCGTCGACGGCGGGATGAAGGCCTGGAGCGGCGTCTACGACCACGTCGGGATCGACCTCGGTGAGTCCGCCCGCGCGGTCCAGCTTCAGCGCCGCGCCAAGGGCTGTCTCTCCTACGTCGTTGGCTGTGCGGAGACGGGTGCGGCCGTCGCCGTCGACCCGACCGAGGATACCGACGAGGCCAAAGCCGCGGCCGCGGAGGGCGACCTGACGATCTCGGCCGTGATCGACACGCACGTCCACGCCGATCACGTCTCCGGCGGCCGACGGCTCGCCGACGACCTCGACGTTCCCTATTACCTGAGCGAGCGCGCCGCGGACCGCGATCTCGACCTGGCATTCGAGGGACTCGGGCGGAACGAGACGATCGAAGTGGGCGATCTCACGGTGAAGGCGCTGTACACGCCGGGCCACACGAGCGAGATGCTCTCGGTCCTCGTCGGCGACGCGGCCGTGGTGACGGCGGACACCCTGCACGTGAACGCGGTGGGCCGGACCGAACTGGAGTTTGGTGAGGGAAACGGGGATGAGGGTGCGCGGATGCTCTTCGAATCGATCCACCGGACGCTGCTGGCCGAACCCGACTCCCTGACCGTCCTCCCGGGCCACGTCACGGTGACGGTGGAGGGCGAGTTCGAGGTGGGCGCTCCAGGTGAACCGATAACAACGACAATCCACGACGCTCGAACCGGCATCGACGTCCTCCAACTCGACGAGGGGGCGTTCGTCGAGCGGCTGGCCGACCCCGGCGAGGAACCCGCCAACTACGAGGACATCATCGAACTCAACCGCGGCGTCCGCGAGCTGGCGCCCGAGGAGCGAACCGAACTCGAACTCGGGCCGAACAACTGTTCGGCCTGA
- a CDS encoding phosphotransferase family protein — MDSGRVARDTVRRVLTRGSVPALSDTVPAEWAIEPVDAGFNDVFVVGHDGTARPAVAVKFATFSEADDVRAGVAACRLLARFTSVPVPTVYAFEPDPADGPPFVVLEYRPGEPLATGYRDVSPGAARAVGAVVAACGRVPAAAADGYGMIRSLETAGESPRAVAAFEDWPTFALDYADRLYDEPATHDAIAAIAPAVPEYLREHRDRLPSEPAPAVVLTDFSPENIRTATGDPPAADADPMEAITGVLDLERARLAPRAFMAVNAEYLLTRYLSDPGPVRRALYEPLPFGPDVPARDLYRLLALGRSVGALPIWYEPGSEEYERRGAAVAAEIEAVLDR, encoded by the coding sequence ATGGATTCCGGTCGGGTCGCGCGTGACACCGTTCGCCGAGTCCTCACGCGCGGTTCCGTCCCCGCGCTGTCCGACACGGTCCCGGCAGAGTGGGCGATCGAACCGGTCGACGCCGGGTTCAACGACGTGTTCGTGGTCGGCCACGACGGAACCGCCCGGCCCGCCGTCGCCGTCAAGTTCGCGACGTTCTCCGAGGCCGATGACGTCAGGGCCGGCGTCGCCGCCTGCCGACTGCTCGCGAGATTCACGTCGGTGCCGGTGCCGACGGTCTACGCCTTCGAACCGGACCCGGCGGACGGCCCGCCGTTCGTGGTCCTCGAGTACCGGCCTGGCGAACCGCTCGCGACGGGGTACCGGGACGTCTCGCCGGGGGCGGCGCGGGCCGTCGGGGCGGTCGTCGCGGCGTGCGGGCGGGTGCCGGCCGCCGCGGCCGACGGCTACGGGATGATTCGCTCGCTCGAGACGGCGGGGGAGTCGCCCCGAGCCGTCGCCGCGTTCGAGGACTGGCCGACGTTCGCGCTCGACTACGCCGACCGGCTCTACGACGAACCGGCGACCCACGACGCGATCGCCGCGATCGCACCCGCGGTTCCGGAATACCTTCGCGAGCACCGCGATCGACTGCCCAGCGAGCCCGCGCCGGCGGTCGTCCTCACGGACTTCTCGCCGGAGAACATCCGGACGGCGACCGGCGATCCGCCCGCCGCGGACGCGGACCCGATGGAGGCGATCACGGGCGTCCTCGACCTCGAACGCGCGAGACTCGCCCCGCGGGCGTTCATGGCCGTCAACGCCGAGTACCTGCTGACGCGGTACCTGTCGGATCCGGGCCCGGTCCGACGGGCACTGTACGAGCCGCTCCCGTTCGGACCGGACGTCCCCGCGCGAGACCTGTACCGGTTGCTCGCGCTCGGGCGATCCGTCGGCGCCCTCCCGATCTGGTACGAGCCCGGGAGCGAGGAGTACGAGCGCCGCGGCGCGGCGGTGGCCGCCGAGATCGAAGCCGTGCTGGACCGCTAG